GGAGCAAGCTAGTAGTAGTTGGCTAGTAGTAGTTGCTATACTTTAGGAGCAAATTAGTTTAATTATTCAATTCCCTAAAATCCTGGTTACGTGGGATAGCATTCAGTTttttcctttccattatttaTTGTAACGTTACTATTGATCAAAAATCAATTCCTTTCCCTAACCATACTGTGTTACTTCTCTGCCACTCTATTTGTTATTTTCTGCCATTAAACTAacagttatttatttaatttttggtgtatctttcatttcaaTCAAATATACTGTTACATGATATACATTTTACTACATGTTAGTAAAATAATCAACGACAATTCAATAAATCTACATAACTTTGCCAGAAAGGTTAAACTTTGGATGAGTCAAAACAGATGAAAATTTTCAAGTGTGACCCACACCATTTACATTGGAGAAGAGATAGTAATTATCTTCATCATCTACACAACTATGTCAATAATGGTGCTGTCAAAGAGTTGGAAGGATGGTGGAAATCCATTGTGCAAGTTACTATCACACCAAGTAATGCACAAACTGCAGGAACAAGACCCAGCCCCAGCCTTGTGATTGAAGGTGGGAACTGATGAATTACAAAGAGCTGTGGAGAGACATCTGCATTCATAATTTGAAATTTTGTAAGGGTACATATCAGATAAGTTCGGCCAGGTCTAAACTCAGACTCATCCGAGCCCGCCCTGGTTTCAAACCATCCAAGCAAAGCAGGCCGGCCCCATAAGTGGCCGGACTCAGACATAGTAGCAAGAGACTTGATTCTCGTTAACTGCCCTCTTGTAGACAAGGAGACATATATCATAATGACAAATAAATTGGTCATTAAGGACTCAAAGCATTCAAAACCTAATATAAACTAGTGACCATCATACCAAACGGTCAGTCactttttatacaatttagaacCATAGTTGCGACTCTGACTAACTCTGCTATCAAATAGTGCACTCTGCCCGTGCAGTAAGATAATTAAAgagataatataatttataaaacaagtttaagaaacttaCTTTGATAAGACTGAAGAATATATAAAGCAATCCCACACGACAATTTGTCCAGAAAGCTTAATGATCCAACAACAAAAGCACAGCCATTAAGATTCTCTCCAATTAGAAAATTTTGCATGCTTACACCAGTTACCTATTAATGGCAAGAAAATTGATCTTCAAAACAGCCGATAATAAAAGATAGAAGATTCCTTTTCTTTATAGACATCTAACAAGTAAAAATCAGATCATACCATCATGAGGGCATTTGCTATGCCAATAAATACTGAAATTATGTACATGGCATAACTCATATGCTTAGTTAAAAGCATGATCACTGAGCCACACAAAATCCAAAGAACGCATCCAGCAGAGAAATAAGCCTTGAGAAGTTTGCCTGTCCATGCAATCTCCTACAAAAGAGTACACAAATTTAACAGCGTAGATTGACAAACTAAAAATGTTGCGAAAAAAAATATCTATCTATTAAGGATAGAGTTTTAATAAGCGAACCTGTAATGCGATAGATACAATGAAACAGCTGATGTATATGATAGCAGGAACCTATTCAATCATCGTCAAATAGTGTTATCAGCGTCGTCGTAGTTCAAACTTCAGACtgtataatcatataaaaaatgaaatgaatttaAAATGGACAAAATTTGCTGTGTACCAAAGCTTTGGCTGACTGAGCCATTTGTAGGTCATTGATCACATAGAAAGCAAGGTAGGCCTGAAAATAATCCATTTGGGAAAGCTTATGGAAACAACTTATAATATGTCCATGAACGGTTTTCAACTTATTTCTATAAACTCTCTAGGATAGTTTATGAAAATTGAACAACTTATAACTTGAATAAGAATTGTTTACTTCATTTTATTGTTATAGAAATTGCTTATTCACAATCACTTATATGATAAAAGCTTATGCCATTCGTACTTAATTAAGTTGTTATCTAACTGTTATCTTTCGTTGGAAATTCAATGCAGCCATGAAGTTTCAGTTTTCTCCAAATTATGTTCCTAAAGATGTCTTCCTCAAACACAATTTAATTCAATTTGTGAAACACATTAAGCCTTTCATCTTCCAAGATAATGAACacataaaataaagaaagaaaaaatttcCTAACCTGAGAAACGTTGAGAACTAATCTTGTGAGGACATAAATAATAGCAACTTGGTAATATAAAACTCTCTTAAACCAGTAAGCCCATGAAATCCTCCCACGAGTCTTTCCGTATATGTCCATTTGCAAACTACGAAGAAAACATAATATTCAGTTTCTCACAACAATAACTGAAAGGGCTGAAGCAACCTATTCTATATGACAGTTTTTATAGGGATATAATGAAGATCTCGAAGCATACCTGGGTTCTTTTGTCGCAAGATGAAATATGCCCACAAAGCAACATCCTATAAAAATCGAGACATATGCAATCCAACGGTACTGCTCATTTGAAATTAGAACAAAGTGAGTATGCTCGACAACATACGATCATTGATAGATCCAAAACCAAAAAATATTTCATCTTAAACATACCTGATTCTCAA
The nucleotide sequence above comes from Vicia villosa cultivar HV-30 ecotype Madison, WI unplaced genomic scaffold, Vvil1.0 ctg.001696F_1_1, whole genome shotgun sequence. Encoded proteins:
- the LOC131636315 gene encoding uncharacterized protein LOC131636315 isoform X2, producing MLSGQVADAFATIFVGELIDRYGRFKIWHGAGSLLVAISFSSVFGRCLPCTILTSDSTTFETVSYSMFAAIFNLGWAATQVSHMSMVSCITLNSTSRVALASCRNAFTMVANLSLYAIALIVFTVVNGKTYANVENQYRWIAYVSIFIGCCFVGIFHLATKEPSLQMDIYGKTRGRISWAYWFKRVLYYQVAIIYVLTRLVLNVSQAYLAFYVINDLQMAQSAKALVPAIIYISCFIVSIALQEIAWTGKLLKAYFSAGCVLWILCGSVIMLLTKHMSYAMYIISVFIGIANALMMVTGVSMQNFLIGENLNGCAFVVGSLSFLDKLSCGIALYILQSYQNVSPQLFVIHQFPPSITRLGLGLVPAVCALLGVIVTCTMDFHHPSNSLTAPLLT
- the LOC131636315 gene encoding uncharacterized protein LOC131636315 isoform X1, translating into MDTAVEEDVGFTKALGRGPIFYYGMGHMLNDITSACWFTYLLLFLTDIGFSPRNAAIVMLSGQVADAFATIFVGELIDRYGRFKIWHGAGSLLVAISFSSVFGRCLPCTILTSDSTTFETVSYSMFAAIFNLGWAATQVSHMSMVSCITLNSTSRVALASCRNAFTMVANLSLYAIALIVFTVVNGKTYANVENQYRWIAYVSIFIGCCFVGIFHLATKEPSLQMDIYGKTRGRISWAYWFKRVLYYQVAIIYVLTRLVLNVSQAYLAFYVINDLQMAQSAKALVPAIIYISCFIVSIALQEIAWTGKLLKAYFSAGCVLWILCGSVIMLLTKHMSYAMYIISVFIGIANALMMVTGVSMQNFLIGENLNGCAFVVGSLSFLDKLSCGIALYILQSYQNVSPQLFVIHQFPPSITRLGLGLVPAVCALLGVIVTCTMDFHHPSNSLTAPLLT
- the LOC131636315 gene encoding uncharacterized protein LOC131636315 isoform X3; its protein translation is MAPDLYCMFAAIFNLGWAATQVSHMSMVSCITLNSTSRVALASCRNAFTMVANLSLYAIALIVFTVVNGKTYANVENQYRWIAYVSIFIGCCFVGIFHLATKEPSLQMDIYGKTRGRISWAYWFKRVLYYQVAIIYVLTRLVLNVSQAYLAFYVINDLQMAQSAKALVPAIIYISCFIVSIALQEIAWTGKLLKAYFSAGCVLWILCGSVIMLLTKHMSYAMYIISVFIGIANALMMVTGVSMQNFLIGENLNGCAFVVGSLSFLDKLSCGIALYILQSYQNVSPQLFVIHQFPPSITRLGLGLVPAVCALLGVIVTCTMDFHHPSNSLTAPLLT